A region of the Corticium candelabrum chromosome 4, ooCorCand1.1, whole genome shotgun sequence genome:
CTGATGAGAATGAAATTATTATCCGAAGTGGGAAACCAACCTTTCAGCTGTGTAGCTGCTGTGAAATCGTGTTACGCCACGGCTTGAAAGAAAGGTAGGTCAGATGTTGTACGTGTAGAGCcgattttgtttatttaattaaatttaattttctattGCAAGTGTTCTTCATTTTGGTGGAAAGCCGTCTTTTTGGTCACTCGCTAAGCAAGTGTCTCGAAAGGAAGCTATTGAATATATTAACAGGTTTCATCAGTTGCGTTGATACTGTTGGTACGTGTTGTACATTGGATTCTACTAGTTTGGATCAGGCAAAGTCAGACTTGGGACGATGCAGGGCATGGCTACGGCTTGCTATCAACGAGAATTCACTGCAAAGTTACATTACCACCATACTCAACGATGTTTCACTCATAAAGTAAGTTATAAACAGATGATTAATTGGTCAATGTTAATTTCTTGCTCAGTAAGGGAGGCTTGCAGCATGTAGTGACAGTAATGTTGGTTGTAGTTGGGTGTAGTAATAAAACTGAACACATTAATTTTAGATGGTCTTTGTACAGTTAGTTGTATGACTGTCTTATGATTTTTGAATGTACGTATGCAGGTGTAGAAAAACTAATGAAATGATATCGTACATACTTTGAACATCAACAGTTTACAAATTGATAATGATGCAGAAGCAGTATATACGAGAGGTTAGGATTAACCCAACTCATCACAGAattttgcttgtgtgttgcaATCATTTTCGAAATGGAAGAACATATTCTAGAACAAACATTCGCTACACAAGCAACAACATACAGGATGGGATGTACTAAGGTTGTGCAGATGAGTTGTACATGACAAATGGTACATTAGAGTCTTACTATCGTTATGATTATTTTTTCTTTTGACTCTAATAGAGGCTGTTTGCCAGCTATTCGGCATACAAATGTTTGGTGGCAACATTGTGTATATGTGGTTGTTGTTTGGATTGAACCAAAGAAACAGCCATCTCTATCATTTTGATGCTTTAGGTAAACAGTTTTACAGAACAATAACTTGGAATAGCATGCCATCTATTCTGGAGTGCAAAAAATGATGGTAGACGTGTCGTTGGTATTCTGGGATGGTCACAATACGTGAGAAGCTCATCCGTAGAATAGCCTGTCTTATGTGTGCCAGTCAGTGATCTTGTCATGTTTTATCTGAAGCATTTACCTCATATACAATAGCTAAAGTATAGATTATTGCATTCAATTTATTTATCAAATTACTGTAACTCGAATGCTTCAAGTAGTCAGTGTGAGAGCAGTTGATGAGCAATACAAGCAGTTACCTTATATGTGACCGGCTCGGCAACTGAAGTTGGCGGCATGAATATTTTGGTCATAGTAGTTTGGGTGCAATTATCTATCTACTTGATTTGCTGACATTGTGTTCTCATTTGCTAGGTATTACTATGACCTCCATGCATTTGTTTTGGATGTTGACAAGGCTGAAGCCATGGCCATGATGATTTCAGGCATTGCAAACTTCAACTTCGACATGTACCAATGGCTTATCAGGTATTAATCAGTTAGTGTCATTTTTGTTATGTAGGCCAATCAACACCGCGGCTCTCGAGTATGAACCAACCCCACTTGCTCAAATGTGGGGATCTCTTGCCAAGACATCGTGGATTAATAAAGGTAGGTTTACATAGTCAGCAGTATGTCTAACTtcattgttgtgtgttttgtggCTATAGAATCACGTACAACGGGTAGGATTGAATGAATGCAATTTTTGGCTGTTGTGATAGTGAAAACTTGGTGTTATTATAAGGTGGTGGGGGAAGAGCAGGTCAAAAAGTTGAAAGAGTGAGAAAGAAACGAGTTGCAAGGAGAACTGGTGGCAACACAGCTGAAGGAAGGGAAATTCGCCAAGTAGAAGGTCAACACAATCAGGAGGAAATACTTGGTCAACCCTCAGATATGACACGGGAATTATCGGAAGACACCACCAGTTTGGCATCTTCAAGTGCCATATCTAATGAACAGTTTGCTGATGAAGAACGATGGTTTAGAGAAATGATGGATCCTGACACAGAAAGTCTTGGGGAAGAGGGAAAGAAGTTTGAAATGACACCTTTGGAAGAACTGAATAGAGAAAGAGTAATGGGCAATGAATTTCAGAATGAAACAGACTTGAGTGATGTTACAAGAGCAACAGATGATGATTGCTTCAGTACTGATGCTACTGCTGTAAGCGAAGAACCGAATGACTTAACTGAATTGGAAGTCAAACCTACGAAACAAACAGAATCCGTAACTGAAATATTGGATTTAACTAAAcaggatgatgatgatgtcaatAGAGAAAAATCTGATGCTTGTCCAGGTTATGAAAGTAACGACAATAATCTTGGTCTTGTTGCTGGTCAACAGACAGAGCAACTTGATCTTTCTTGTAGTAGCAAATTAGACAATGAAACACAAGTACAGACCTTTGCTGAAACTGATGGTGAGAAAGAGGAAGTTGATAAAGGTGATAGCAGGAATGAAGAAAGAGATGTGACATTCTCACCTGAGGCTGTACTGGAGGCACCTACACTTGGTCAGACTGGTAATGTTGAGGAACCATTTCCTCTGTTAACTGATAAAGTAATGAGTGAATTAGGTGGTGCAGAGAATGGCCAGTTGACAGAAGATGGCAATGAAACTGCAGATGAGCTGGCTGTTGAGACGTGTGAAGATGAAGATATGGACAGTCAAACAAGATCTGATAATGTGAAAACAGATGAAACTAATGTGGGAAGTGGAGTGGCTTTTGATGCTTTTTTATCTTCTGGTGTTGCTACAGTTGAACACTGCAAACCAACAACAATGGTAGCTGCAGATGTTACACCTGCCACAGTCTCTCAGTTTGATAACGATCGTGATAGTGATAAATTATTGGAAGCATCACATGATGAGGGCAACTACCCAGAAGGTAGTCCTCTTGAGACAGTTGGTCAGAACAATTTGAATCGTTATCTTTCATGGAACAATGATGCAATTGACCAGTCGGTGCCTGAGCGTAGACTTCAACTTCTAGACATTGCAAAAGCAAATGAGTCAGATGAAACAGTTACAGAAGTCATAGTCAGCCCATATGGAGACAGGCAATCAATGTTGCTTGATCACTTTACGAGCAACAATGGCAGCCATGTTGTGGAACACAGAAAAGATGAACAAGTTGGAGATGATGACTCAGAATGTGACGATTCACTGGAAGATTACGATATTCTGCCTGAACTGCCTGACACAGATATTAGGGTGACAACTCAGAGTGAGGCTATTGGAGCTGAGCTCAAAGCAACAATAAAAGAGCTAGACTTGTCAGACAAATTCGACATGCAAAGACTGATTGGATTTGAAGATGATCATTTCTCTCAGCCAGAGGTAAGATCTACTGTACATTGCATAGTACACTGTGAAATATTTATATGTAATGGTTGTGTGGCAAAGCAAGATATGGATGAACCAGTGTATGTGAGAGTTGTTGAAAGTGTTTTCTGTGTCAAATTTAGCTGAGCGATGGATGACTTTAAGTTTTAGTTAAGTGAAACAGATGACATCGTTACTGATAATTGTTACATGATGTAGTAGGAATCTGTCAGTATGGCCCATATGTTTTGTAATTATCTTGCTATAAATTCTATATCAGTCTCTCTGCTTGATTagctgactgactgactttgCTTGACTTGttctatgtttgtttatgtatgtgtgtatgtacattgtgCTGTAATATGGCACTGCAGCATTGTTTAACATGGCTGGAAACATGTGGTTAAACGTTCAAGGAAAGACCATAAAATAGTACGCTTGGGAAAGATGTTTATGCACACATATCTTTTTTCTTAGCGCAGGCATACATGAGTTATCTCATTTAGCTAGTGCAGGTAAACTCCTAGCAATGGTTACAAATGTAAAATTATACTAGGATTTGATGTTCCATTACTCGTGCTTCAGGTGGCATTATTGTCAGTACTTACATTATTGACATCACCATAGATTCAGAGATTTGTCAGGGTAtggtgtcattatgcccctccataatgggcaagtggggtctttacccccatctgggcgcccaccaacccggcaggtgagcctaGCAGggtgtttctgtgtagtctacacggtgatcaatgactagccaatttgatatagattgcaggcattacggtgaccacaaacttgatacagcatgcctagtggatatgaattaccaccaggaaagcactgaacgtcattcATTGTCAAAGgactgttcaccagaccacagaaactccccaacgactgaaaggagtcatagtctcatggataaagctagagaaacatgagaaagaaagacagacaagtttcataatgtACTGTCATTACtagggtttgaacccccaaaccatggagtggtagccattgtcgctaaccactaagctaTTGTTGTTATGTCGTGATTGATCTATTGTTCAAAAGTCAAAACCAAACTCCAAACTTATAGTTACTAGCCGTCTAAAATTGTctctattaattattagtttaCTGTTGTTAGTAGTAGTTTAATTGTGTCTATACTTTGGGACATACTTGAATAGTTACCTGTGAGTTTCTACGTAGTTTCTAACTAAACTGTACGTTACATTTCTTAGCTTCTAGGTCCCAATGCTACTATTGAGGAACTAATCCAAGCAGTTTCTAATCGTGTCAGCAAGTTTAAGGCCAGTCATGAAATGCTAGACGAAGGAAAGCAGAGACTGGTGATGGAGATCGTACAGCTACGTTTACAAATTCAAGAGCTCGTGGTGAGTTAGAGTCATCAGTATTTGTTATATCATTATCATGTGATGGATACATGCAGGAAAGTGGTGGTGAAGGACCAACATCAAAGGTAGTATTGGGACACAGACTTCTACGAAAGAGAAAGAGTCCCGGCATTAAACGTCACTGTGACCACTGCAAGATGATCATTTGGTGCATCATTCAGACATGGTATCAGTGTGAAGGTAAGTGTTTATTTTGGTTAAGTTAATGACACTAATTGAACATCTAGTGCAATGTGCTTCTATCAGGTTGTAAATATAGCTGCCACAggaagtgtttgtcttctgttaGCAGAAGCTGCCCATTAACAAAGGTCAGTCAATTTACGTACAGGTTTTTGAGTTGTTTAGTTAGTTAAATGTACCGTACTACTGCACCCTTTGCTGCATGCCAGTATAGCTGAAGTTTACCAGAAAGTAGATTGATTCTCATTTTGTTAAATATACGAACATGCTGGTGTAGAGTGGGGAAACTCATCGAATAGTGAGATATATGGGGTCGGCGAGGATGCAGAAACATTGTACAGTTGGATGTCGGTTATCTGAACAGTGTGAGACTTGACCCTgttcataactctgaatatttcggataactgacattCACTCTCTACTGGCACGCAACAGGTGTTCTTGGATCTCATTGAAACGGAACACTTGTATACATACTG
Encoded here:
- the LOC134178704 gene encoding uncharacterized protein LOC134178704 encodes the protein MNRFTSLLKDAVYHINKIDNDSALNPQFRQMYEQQRVQLLRAVSRAVKQVQLEHASLSASTSDENEIIIRSGKPTFQLCSCCEIVLRHGLKESVLHFGGKPSFWSLAKQVSRKEAIEYINSLDQAKSDLGRCRAWLRLAINENSLQSYITTILNDVSLIKYYYDLHAFVLDVDKAEAMAMMISGIANFNFDMPINTAALEYEPTPLAQMWGSLAKTSWINKESRTTGGGGRAGQKVERVRKKRVARRTGGNTAEGREIRQVEGQHNQEEILGQPSDMTRELSEDTTSLASSSAISNEQFADEERWFREMMDPDTESLGEEGKKFEMTPLEELNRERVMGNEFQNETDLSDVTRATDDDCFSTDATAVSEEPNDLTELEVKPTKQTESVTEILDLTKQDDDDVNREKSDACPGYESNDNNLGLVAGQQTEQLDLSCSSKLDNETQVQTFAETDGEKEEVDKGDSRNEERDVTFSPEAVLEAPTLGQTGNVEEPFPLLTDKVMSELGGAENGQLTEDGNETADELAVETCEDEDMDSQTRSDNVKTDETNVGSGVAFDAFLSSGVATVEHCKPTTMVAADVTPATVSQFDNDRDSDKLLEASHDEGNYPEGSPLETVGQNNLNRYLSWNNDAIDQSVPERRLQLLDIAKANESDETVTEVIVSPYGDRQSMLLDHFTSNNGSHVVEHRKDEQVGDDDSECDDSLEDYDILPELPDTDIRVTTQSEAIGAELKATIKELDLSDKFDMQRLIGFEDDHFSQPELLGPNATIEELIQAVSNRVSKFKASHEMLDEGKQRLVMEIVQLRLQIQELVESGGEGPTSKVVLGHRLLRKRKSPGIKRHCDHCKMIIWCIIQTWYQCEGCKYSCHRKCLSSVSRSCPLTKVTDSKLCTDICPEHGLSNQKYKCMECRRKISFQPRGGVSEARLCDYTGYYYCDNCHWNDTHIVPARIIHNWDFSPQKVCRQAKQVVSMTVLHACLNIQQLNPLLFNYVTELAEMRKLREEMLVMKKYFLSCRTALECGLLNLLQERQHFKESSDIYSLQDLVDLASGVLISEITDIHRKFALHIRNDCHRCQGKGFFCEICRADHVIFHFDIDAGMCAECSTVYHRACLNSNQCPKCLRLAQRKKEYVL